CTTCTCACAAATGATGAGCAAAGATTCAGCAATCGAAACAAGACATTCCTCCTCTATCGTAGATTTGTTATATGCCTTTAGAGAATTTCTGAAATCAGATAATCTCTCTTTCATGTGTTCGTCTAAATTTCTAACCATTTTTTAAGATTTAACTCCTTTCCTAGTGCCGGAATCTCGCCCTCGGCCTTTTTTCCAAATGGCACCGCGAAACCAAGACGTAATTCTGATTCGCCCATATCTAAACCACGATAATATACACGGCCCAAAAGCCGGCCATACTTGCCAACCCGGTTTTTTCGTTGGACCCCGATTTGGACTTCCTGATTTAAAATTTGGTTTTCGAGCCATTGTTGAGCTACCTCTCCCCCGGCATTCATTTCCGGAGCGTCAATATTGACAAAACGAACCGGAAAATCAAAATCCCGGAATGTTGTTCGTAAAGTAATGGTGTCCCCGTCATGAACCTTAATGACGGTAGCCACGAAATCCTCTGT
The sequence above is a segment of the Pseudomonadota bacterium genome. Coding sequences within it:
- a CDS encoding thermonuclease family protein: MEHDYKNYPELTNAQIAEFGLMSPVPQITEDFVATVIKVHDGDTITLRTTFRDFDFPVRFVNIDAPEMNAGGEVAQQWLENQILNQEVQIGVQRKNRVGKYGRLLGRVYYRGLDMGESELRLGFAVPFGKKAEGEIPALGKELNLKKWLEI